The Culex quinquefasciatus strain JHB chromosome 2, VPISU_Cqui_1.0_pri_paternal, whole genome shotgun sequence genome contains the following window.
ATCACACAAAGTTTGCAAGTGATGGGAAGGTTGaatgtcaaaaaagtttcccataccgggaatcgaacccgggcctTCCGGGTGAGAGCCGGATATCCTAACCACTAGACAATATGGGACATGATTTTATGTGATACCAAGCTACGTTGAATGTTCAGTAACAAATTTCTTCCTTAGTTTCAGGATAGGGTCAGTTAATTTTTACGAAACACGCGACGTCCAAATCTGTCGTAAATAATTTAATTCTTAATTTAATCTTTCATAAAACTTCAGAAGTTGCTTGAGGTTTTTATTTCgccttaagaaaatttaaaactcaaataggggaacagcatctaattccagcgtgtctctaatgttggcaggtcagaactttgacattcaattcaagctaattaaaagcgttttcaactgaaatcgagtgataaatagctcaatgagaagtgagcaagcaagtttctatcaaaagatttgcaaaattagttgtttaaatagtgaaaattagcAAATTGGATGTGTTagaagcgagtgcttaacctgccaaacatacgagaatttcccctttgTATTTATAAGTTGGGCCatctttaaaacatttttttttcaataactaaCCCTCCCAGCTCTTCCTGGACGACGCCCGCATCAAAAACTTCACCTCGTGCTTCAAGGAGCGCAAGTTCCTCGAGTTTTTCTTCAAACGCATCCGGCCCAACGAAATCACCGCCGAGGCGAGCGCCCACTTCCGGGACCACTTTCCGTTTGTATCGCTGTGCGGCCGCGAGCGCAACTTTATCCGCTGCGACGACGTTCCGGCGGTTTTCACGCACGTGTTCCGTGACAAGGAAGGGGAGCGATTGTCGTACGGGCACGCTGGGGACGCGTTGAGCGTTCCGTGGGAACCGGCGCGGGTGTGTATGTTTCCGGCGAGTGGGCGCGTGTACCATCCAGCCCCGGAGCGGTACGGGTCGGTGGGGTTGATCCGGTCGCGGCTGGCGATTGAACTGAGCAAGGACTTTAGCTTTGGGAATGGGGAGGAGCAACCGCCGACGCACTTTTGCTGGAACGGAACCACGCACGAGCTGGACACGGAGTGGTGGAAGAGCACCTACATCAACCGGAGGGGGGAGGTTTTGGAGTAGGGAAACGGTGATATCCTTAGATTAGTCTTAGTCATGTTGTGAGGAGGGTTGAAATAAACCGATTTAATCGTCCTTCTTTGCGTTCGCCTGATTTACGTACGACTGGTAGTCAAACGATTCGCCCTTCACAAATCCGATCGTGGCCGGAGCAGGTCTAGCCTGCTTCGCCGGTGTCCCTTCCTTGGCGGGCGCCCTCGACGGTCCCTCGTACGGCGCATACTGTTCCAGCGATTGCTGAACCTCCTTCTCCTTCTGCTTTTGTGCTTGCCTTTccttttctttttgcttttgccGGATGCGCTTCGCTTTGGACTTTTTCTTCTTCGGTTTGACGGGCGCTTCCGGTTTTGGCTTTGGCTTCGGTTTGAGCGTTTCGCGGGATACAATGCGGTGGCGCTTGGTCCAGTGGGGGAAGGTTCCCGGCAGGAGGGTGTGCTCGCGGTGCAGCTTCGTGATAACGGTGGCGTCGATGGGAACCCAGTCGTACTCTTCCAGTGCGCACCGTTCGTACTCGACGTTGGAGTAGAGCGCGTGAAGGTCCAGGGTGAATGTGGTGGAAGATTGCGAGAGGATCATTACTGTTTCGGGGCTTTTGGTGTCGTGCTGGAGGAGGTGTTCTCCCGGCGGGAATTGCATTATCAGGCGGAGTGTTTGCCACAGATTGGTAAGGAGGTTTTGTGGTTCAATGTCGTAGAGACGTTTCAGTTCTTCCTCAATGTCCTTTAGTTCAAGATAATGATGAGAAAGGATGATGTGATTGCTGGCGTTGATCCGTAACCGAAGAGTTCTCGAGTTAGGTCGCAACCGTTGACGTGTCCACTCGCGGATCAACTCACTTTTGGTCATCTGTTCAGCACCAAACTCTGTCTGATATTCCAGCTTGATCGAGATATTGATGTAGAACTTGACCTTTCGCAGCGATTCGTAGCAATCGGTACGAGTGCGGACCAAAAATCGGTACTGTTCGTCCCCGTCCTGCAGGTTCCACAGTTGCAGCGAGACATTTTTCTGAACTGGTTCGCTCGGCTTCCGGTTCGCCTCCAACTGCTGCAAATATTCATCAAAGCCAACCGCTTTGTACTCGATCTTTACGTTCACATTCGATTCTTGTTCCGGTTTGGCACCTTCCTTCTTCACCATCGTCATAAAACTCCTCACAAGATACTTGTGAGCTTGAACGTTCCGTTCGTGCGTCAACATCCGCACCGGCTGCAACTTCTTCTCGATAAACACAACATTCCGACCGCCAACCGACTCAATCCGGAACGGAATCGCCCATCGCTGCTCCAAATTGCAAGCCTTATCCAGCAGATAGCACAACGCCCCCGAATTCACCACAAACCGAACTTCCTCGTCCTGTCTCAAAATAGAATCCACGTGAACCGCATCGTCCACATCCTTCGTTTCACGCTGCTCCTCCAAATACCGGTCCAAAATCCGCTTACTCCTCCTCAACGTACTCGCGTGCAGCAAATTCTCCGTGTAAATGTTCCTCACACATCCCAACTCCAGCACGTTCTCCGAGGCCGGCTCAAACCCAACCTGCTTCTCGTTCTTCCTGTACCTCAGCCACATAACAGCCGTCGCCAGCTGATACTTTCCACTCCTCTCCTCCAACATCCGCCCCACCTTCCCCCGCCAAACCCCAACCACCAGCTCGTCCAACTCCCCATCAATCGTCCGCTTCCTCCCGgccaaattgttcaaaaaataattcttcaCAAAGCTATTAAACAGCACCCGCTCCCTCGTCAACCTAACCCCCATCAGCTGAAACTTCCCCAGCGCCTCCACCTCCTCCGCCGTCTCAAACCCCAACCTCATATTGATCCGGTTCTGCACCGCCAAGCAGTGCTGATGCTCGGCCCGGTTCAAATTGGACCCGCTCGGGAACCGATCAAACAGTCGGAACGGCCGCGTCGCATCCAGTTCCAGCTGGCGCACTTCCTGGCCCGTTCGCGGATCCACCGGAAACTCCAGCGTCCCGCCCACGTCCGTGTAAACGTCGCCCAGCTGGTGCACCGGGTCGGTTTCGTTGATGTGCAGATTCAGGATGTCCTCCTCGTAGCGGGAAAAATCGATCGCGAAGTACTCCAACAGGCGCAGTTCGCTGCGGCGGTGCTGCTTGGACCTGAGGGATTCAGAGTTATTGAAGGAACTAACGTTAATTTACCAAACTTACCATTCTAGCTTGAGATACGCGTCCattattactaaaaaaaaattcgaattttcaatcaatctCTGCACCGATCCATTTTCAGAAAACGAAACACGCACGAGAAAATCAACACAAGAAATGTCAGAACATGTTTACAAACAGGTCGCTCTCCCTTCAGAATTTTTATCTTATCCATTTGGCATAAATTCCTTTTTCCGGACTTTTGGCATAACGGCCTTTTGGTGTGATAGGCGTTAGAGATTGGTAAAAAACACGAGTTTACACAAATATGTAAAATtcctaattgggtactaaagccctatgtcaatttttatgtacaacgttaaaaaacacgattaaaaaccatttctgatcacttttttttcattttaacgcaaattttttttttgacaagacaacattttttcgatggattaactatggtccccttggaacgagctgtaaagtcggagcttttctgtcaagaaggaccgcgagattaatttttcaaaattgatttaaaaatccattttaaactctatgtcgtacaaagggtcattgtactcagaaaaataagcttaatcgctgtaaacaataatatcagcaatctaagcttcattttaggacccaattgccatttcaaattcagaatttcaagaagaaatttgattttgctcgAAATTAATAACCCAAAAGGAAAATTCAAACAATTATCATTTAATTgtctggtattttttttaaatatgtgatTCACGAACTTAAAAAAAGAATCACAGATATAtatagaaattcagaaattaaataagAAAGTCACCAAATTTGTGGATTCAGACGATCTTTCTTGcctaaaatatcacaaaaaccacgtttaaaaacttcaaaaaacaattttaaacacccaaaaaatatattcgatGCAAAAGGCCAAACAGAATAAAGAAATTTGTTTTGGTAAGGGCTGTTTTGGTCACGG
Protein-coding sequences here:
- the LOC6035708 gene encoding UPF0598 protein CG30010, with amino-acid sequence MIFKRFFSSTPCRLLPSSVKYVQGQSPAPKIREYFYYIDHEGMLFLDDARIKNFTSCFKERKFLEFFFKRIRPNEITAEASAHFRDHFPFVSLCGRERNFIRCDDVPAVFTHVFRDKEGERLSYGHAGDALSVPWEPARVCMFPASGRVYHPAPERYGSVGLIRSRLAIELSKDFSFGNGEEQPPTHFCWNGTTHELDTEWWKSTYINRRGEVLE
- the LOC6035710 gene encoding uncharacterized protein LOC6035710; the encoded protein is MDAYLKLEWSKQHRRSELRLLEYFAIDFSRYEEDILNLHINETDPVHQLGDVYTDVGGTLEFPVDPRTGQEVRQLELDATRPFRLFDRFPSGSNLNRAEHQHCLAVQNRINMRLGFETAEEVEALGKFQLMGVRLTRERVLFNSFVKNYFLNNLAGRKRTIDGELDELVVGVWRGKVGRMLEERSGKYQLATAVMWLRYRKNEKQVGFEPASENVLELGCVRNIYTENLLHASTLRRSKRILDRYLEEQRETKDVDDAVHVDSILRQDEEVRFVVNSGALCYLLDKACNLEQRWAIPFRIESVGGRNVVFIEKKLQPVRMLTHERNVQAHKYLVRSFMTMVKKEGAKPEQESNVNVKIEYKAVGFDEYLQQLEANRKPSEPVQKNVSLQLWNLQDGDEQYRFLVRTRTDCYESLRKVKFYINISIKLEYQTEFGAEQMTKSELIREWTRQRLRPNSRTLRLRINASNHIILSHHYLELKDIEEELKRLYDIEPQNLLTNLWQTLRLIMQFPPGEHLLQHDTKSPETVMILSQSSTTFTLDLHALYSNVEYERCALEEYDWVPIDATVITKLHREHTLLPGTFPHWTKRHRIVSRETLKPKPKPKPEAPVKPKKKKSKAKRIRQKQKEKERQAQKQKEKEVQQSLEQYAPYEGPSRAPAKEGTPAKQARPAPATIGFVKGESFDYQSYVNQANAKKDD